The Bosea sp. AS-1 region CCCGGTGAACGGGTCGCTGTCGAGACCATCATCGCAGCGCTGCAGGATCGTGCCTATGCGCTGCTCGTGGTGCTGCTCGGCCTGCCCAACTGCCTGCCGATGCCGCCGCCGATCCCGCTGGTCTGCGGTCTTGTGCTTGCCTTTGTCGCGCTGCAGATGCTGCTCGGCCGCAAGACGCCCTGGCTGCCGCGGGCCCTTCTCGTCCGCAGCATCGGCAAGCCCGAGCTCAACCGCGCCGTCGAACGGGCCCTGCCGCCACTGGTCTGGCTGGAGCGCTTCTCGCGTCCGCGGCTGACGATGCTGGGCAGCCCCTATGCCGTGCCGGTGCTCGGGCTCGTCATCCTGATTCTGGCGCTCGGGCTCATCGTCGCGGCGCCGTTCATCGGCCAGATTCCGCTCGGGCTCGCGGTCTGCCTCGTCGGGCTCGGCCTCGTCGAGCGCGACGGGGTGCTGATCATCGCGGGGGCGGCGCTGGGGGCGATCGGGCTGCTGCTCAGCGCCGGTTTCGCCTATGCCATCTTCAGTGGCATTCACGAATTGCTCTTCTGAGCCGCGTCGTCGCGGTCAGGCAGCGAGAGCCTCAGCAAAAGGGTTGTTCACCGTGAGCAACCTGTCGATCTCCTCAGCCGGCACTGCTTTCGAGAACAGGAAGCCCTGCAGTTCGTGGCAGCCGATCGCCTGCAGGAAACGGTGCTGCTCGGCCGTTTCGACGCCTTCGGCGCAGACACGCAGGCCGAGCGCGCGGCCGAGATGCGCCATGGAATGGACGAGGATCGCGGATTCGCCGGCCTCCTCCATGTATTCGAGGAAGGTGCGATCGATCTTGATCTTGTCGAAGGCGAAGCGGCGCAGATAGATCAGGCTCGAATAGCCGGTGCCGAAATCGTCGAGCGCCAGGCCGACGCCATGAGCGCGGATATCCATCATCGCCGTCTCGGCCGCGTCCGCATCCTCGATCAGCACGCCCTCGGTCAGCTCCAGCTCGAGCTGGGCGGGGTCGAAATCCGTCTCCTCGATGATGCGGATGACGTTCGACACGAAATCCTTGTGGCGGAACTGGATCGGCGAGACGTTGACAGCGAGGCGGATGCTCTTCCAGCGCTTGGCTTCGAGGCAGGCCTTCCGCAACACCCATTCGCTCAGCGGCACGATGAGCCCGCGCTCCTCGGCGATCTGGATGAACTCGGAGGGCGGGATCATGCCGTGCACCGGGTGCGGCCAGCGCACGAGCGCCTCGACGCCGATGATGGTGGCGCCGTCGATCGAGACCTGCGGCTGGTAGTGCAGGGTGAGTTCGTCGCGTTCGATGGCGTTGCGCAGGTCGTCCTCGACCATGCGCTTGACCTGGAGCGAGCGGTTCATCTGCGGCTCGAAGAAGGAGAACCGGTTGCGGCCGCTGTTCTTGGCTTCGTAGAGCGCGGTGTCGGCAAGCTTGAGCAGCGTCTCGCGGTCGGTGCCATCCTGCGGCGCCACGGCGATGCCGACGGAGCAGCCGATGGTGACCTCGACGCCCATCACCGTGAACGGCGCAGTGAGCGTCGTCAGGATGCGCTCGCCGAGCGCGGCGCTGTCGGCGGGCGAGGCATCGGCCTGGATGACGCCGAATTCGTCGCCGCCCAGGCGAGCCACGGTGTCGCCCGTCCTCACGATGCCGAGCAGCCGGTTGGCGACCTGGCGGATGAGATCGTCGCCGGCCGTATGGCCATAGGTGTCGTTGACGGCCTTGAAGCGGTCGAGGTCGATCAGGAATATCGCGAAGCCGCCATGGTTGCGGGCGAGACCGGCAAGGGCCTGGTCGAAGGTCAGGTCGAAACTGCGGCGGTTGGGCAATCGCGACAGCTCGTCCTGCCCTGCGAGCCGCTGGATCTCCTGCTCGCGCAAGGTGATCTGCAGCGCAGCCGAGCGCAGGCGCTGAACGGCGAAGACGATGATGCCGCAGACCAGGAGCCCGACTGCGATCAGCGCCCAGAGGAAGCGCTCCAGCATGACGTCGCCCGGACGCGCCGGCGTCCAGGTCAGCCAGGTGCCGACCGATGCGTCGGGCGCCGGAATAGGCAGGCTGGACAGCGCGTCGGCCGGCTGCTGGTCGACAAGGCGCATCCCGGCGACCCGGTAGCCATCCGCAAGCTCGGCCAGCACCGTGCCCGAGAGGCGACGGTAGGCTACGAAAGACAAGGGTCCGGTAGATGGGGAGATGACCGGGGTCGTGGTCCGCGAGAGGTCGATCACCATCAGCAGGATGGTGTCGCTGCCGTTGCTCGCGATGGTCGACCAGGTCGGGCTTTGGTGCGCAGGATCGATGAGGGTGGGCCGATAGCTCCCACCAGGGATGAAATCGCTGAAATGGCGCAGCCCGTCATAGCCGATCTGGCCGGCGGGTGCGTTCGCCTCGACCCCGGCGAGGACGGTGCCCGCGGCGGAGACGATGTAGGTCCCGTCGAAATCGGCGAGCTGGCCGCGCAGGCGCGCGAAGGCGGCTTGCAGGTTGGCGCGCGGGGCCGGGCCGCGCAGGGTCTCCTGGAGATCGCCGGCGATCGCCAGTCTTTCCAGCCGCAGTTCGCTCGCGCGGATCTGGTTGTTGAAGGCGGCCTCGATGCGTTCGCGCTGGCGCTGGGCTTCGAGCCGATTGGCCTCGCGCGTGATCGCGACCACCACCGCCGCGCCAGCGGCCAT contains the following coding sequences:
- a CDS encoding exopolysaccharide biosynthesis protein; translated protein: MSSPLRTSGLLKALAGLPGERVAVETIIAALQDRAYALLVVLLGLPNCLPMPPPIPLVCGLVLAFVALQMLLGRKTPWLPRALLVRSIGKPELNRAVERALPPLVWLERFSRPRLTMLGSPYAVPVLGLVILILALGLIVAAPFIGQIPLGLAVCLVGLGLVERDGVLIIAGAALGAIGLLLSAGFAYAIFSGIHELLF
- a CDS encoding EAL domain-containing protein, yielding MPLFASAKMTNAGSSARMFASTVVTLGCAFLLLMAAGAAVVVAITREANRLEAQRQRERIEAAFNNQIRASELRLERLAIAGDLQETLRGPAPRANLQAAFARLRGQLADFDGTYIVSAAGTVLAGVEANAPAGQIGYDGLRHFSDFIPGGSYRPTLIDPAHQSPTWSTIASNGSDTILLMVIDLSRTTTPVISPSTGPLSFVAYRRLSGTVLAELADGYRVAGMRLVDQQPADALSSLPIPAPDASVGTWLTWTPARPGDVMLERFLWALIAVGLLVCGIIVFAVQRLRSAALQITLREQEIQRLAGQDELSRLPNRRSFDLTFDQALAGLARNHGGFAIFLIDLDRFKAVNDTYGHTAGDDLIRQVANRLLGIVRTGDTVARLGGDEFGVIQADASPADSAALGERILTTLTAPFTVMGVEVTIGCSVGIAVAPQDGTDRETLLKLADTALYEAKNSGRNRFSFFEPQMNRSLQVKRMVEDDLRNAIERDELTLHYQPQVSIDGATIIGVEALVRWPHPVHGMIPPSEFIQIAEERGLIVPLSEWVLRKACLEAKRWKSIRLAVNVSPIQFRHKDFVSNVIRIIEETDFDPAQLELELTEGVLIEDADAAETAMMDIRAHGVGLALDDFGTGYSSLIYLRRFAFDKIKIDRTFLEYMEEAGESAILVHSMAHLGRALGLRVCAEGVETAEQHRFLQAIGCHELQGFLFSKAVPAEEIDRLLTVNNPFAEALAA